A single genomic interval of Heliangelus exortis chromosome 11, bHelExo1.hap1, whole genome shotgun sequence harbors:
- the LOC139800837 gene encoding ras-related and estrogen-regulated growth inhibitor-like protein has product MGLRLPLRRSASFTPDHPALMEVPGPTALKVEANVLVMGGDNVGKSALTVRFLTRRFIGEYGDMEFIYSHNLTMDGREILLHIWDVPNSQEQTEESSSEEKRIQWADSFVLVYSICDRASFNILPLKIQFIKATKEGQSQEKVPIVIVGNKRDLHHQRVVSSEEGRLLALSLDCGFYEVSAAETYHGALMVFHGLAERIPDTKLALKKGTRIRGIVKTMSAVFARKRTDSL; this is encoded by the exons ATGGGGCTCCGGCTCCCGCTGCGTCGCAGTGCCAGCTTCACCCCTGACCACCCAGCCCTCATGGAGGTGCCTGGCCCCACTGCCCTGAAGGTGGAAGCAAATGTCCTGGTGATGGGAGGTGACAACGTGGGGAAATCAG ctctgactGTGCGTTTCCTCACCCGGCGCTTTATTGGGGAGTATGGAGACATGG AATTCATCTACAGCCACAACCTGACCATGGATGGCCGAGAGATTCTCCTCCACATCTGGGATGTTCCTAATTCCCAG gAGCAGACAGAGGAGAGCTCCTCAGAGGAGAAGCGAATCCAGTGGGCAGACAGCTTTGTCCTGGTCTACAGCATTTGTGACCGTGCCAGCTTCAACATCCTGCCCCTCAAAATCCAGTTCATCAAGGCAACCAAGGaagggcagagccaggagaagGTGCCCATTGTCATTGTGGGCAACAAACGTGACCTGCACCACCAACGGGTGGTGTCCAGCGAGGAGGGACGGCTCCTGGCCCTCTCTTTAGACTGTGGTTTCTACGAGGTCTCTGCAGCTGAGACTTATCATGGGGCCCTCATGGTCTTCCATGGGCTGGCTGAGCGCATCCCTGACACCAAACTGGCACTGAAAAAGGGTACAAGGATTCGTGGCATTGTCAAGACCATGTCAGCTGTGTTTGCCCGTAAGCGAACAGACTCCCTCTGA